In Mycobacterium stomatepiae, the following are encoded in one genomic region:
- a CDS encoding acyl-CoA dehydrogenase translates to MDITYPPEAEAFRYRIRAFLAEHLPPGWTGPGALPPVEREAFGSRWRRALSASGLVAVSWPTEYGGGGLSPVEQLVLAEEFARANAPERAENDLLGIDLFGNTLIALGSEAQKKHFLPRILTGEDRWCQGFSEPEAGSDLASVRTRAVLDGDEWVINGQKIWTSAGLGANWIFVLVRTNPDAPKHQGLSMLLVPMEQPGVEVRPIVNAAGHSSFCEVFFTDARTGSAHVVGGVGNGWPTAMTALGFERASQLTTAAIEFGRDFERLCELARERGKNTDPHIRDELAWCFSRIQIMRYRGYRGLTLSLDGRQPGAEAAITKVIWSEYFRRHTDLAAEILELEALGPSGPGNGGARLIPEAGTPNSPACWMDELLYSRAATIYAGSSQIQRTVIGEQLLGLPREPRREARQG, encoded by the coding sequence GTGGACATCACCTACCCGCCCGAAGCGGAAGCCTTCCGCTACCGGATCCGCGCGTTCCTCGCCGAACACCTCCCACCCGGCTGGACGGGGCCCGGAGCGCTGCCGCCGGTCGAGCGAGAGGCATTCGGCTCGCGGTGGCGGCGGGCCCTTTCGGCCAGCGGGCTGGTCGCCGTGTCGTGGCCGACGGAATACGGCGGGGGCGGTCTCTCCCCGGTCGAACAGCTGGTGCTGGCCGAGGAATTCGCCCGGGCCAATGCGCCCGAGCGGGCCGAAAACGACCTGCTGGGGATCGATCTGTTCGGCAACACGCTGATCGCCCTGGGCTCGGAGGCACAGAAGAAGCATTTTCTGCCGCGGATCCTCACCGGCGAAGATCGCTGGTGCCAGGGATTCTCCGAGCCCGAGGCCGGCTCCGACCTGGCATCGGTGCGGACCAGGGCCGTGCTCGACGGCGACGAGTGGGTGATCAACGGGCAGAAGATCTGGACGTCGGCCGGTCTGGGCGCCAACTGGATCTTCGTTCTGGTGCGCACTAATCCCGATGCACCCAAGCACCAAGGTCTGTCCATGTTGCTGGTGCCGATGGAACAACCCGGCGTCGAGGTTCGCCCGATCGTCAACGCGGCCGGGCACTCGTCGTTCTGCGAGGTCTTCTTCACCGATGCCCGCACCGGATCCGCCCACGTCGTGGGCGGGGTGGGAAACGGATGGCCGACCGCGATGACCGCACTCGGGTTCGAGCGTGCGTCGCAGCTCACCACCGCTGCCATCGAGTTCGGTCGCGACTTCGAGCGGCTGTGCGAACTCGCGCGCGAACGCGGAAAAAACACCGACCCGCACATCCGAGACGAGTTGGCGTGGTGCTTTTCCCGGATCCAGATCATGAGGTATCGAGGCTACCGTGGCCTCACCCTGTCGCTGGACGGACGGCAGCCGGGCGCCGAGGCCGCAATCACCAAAGTCATTTGGAGCGAATACTTTCGGCGCCATACCGATCTCGCCGCCGAAATCCTGGAACTGGAGGCACTTGGCCCGTCGGGGCCCGGCAACGGCGGGGCGCGCCTGATCCCGGAAGCGGGCACGCCGAACTCGCCCGCCTGCTGGATGGATGAGCTGCTCTACTCCCGGGCGGCCACGATCTACGCCGGGAGTTCGCAAATTCAGCGCACCGTGATCGGCGAACAACTACTCGGGCTCCCCAGGGAACCACGCCGGGAAGCCAGGCAAGGCTGA
- a CDS encoding acyl-CoA dehydrogenase family protein, translating into MDFRYRIEQDDFRTSLRGFLREHPCAPRTTDAAHDSRLWKRICAELELPALHTPPEYGGVGATLAETALDFGELGRTLAPVPFAATTFAIEAILRCGDDEQRETLLPGLLSGERIGALAASGHRVTDACAATVGAKRHGGRVVLTGECTAVLHGGSADLFVVPALVDDARVRLHVVATDAPGVTVVGLPSFDITRPVATLRLAQAPADALTAGSPDDIDRVMDVARVLLAAEMLGGAEACLELSVEYARSREQFDRAIGSFQAIKHACAEMLIEIDATRAAVMFAAMTAAGGDELRIAAPLVKAQAADTYVLCAGTAIQVHGGIAFTWEHDLHLYFRRAKSSKALFGSSARHRALLADRAGL; encoded by the coding sequence ATGGACTTCCGCTACCGCATCGAACAAGACGACTTCCGCACGTCGTTGCGTGGCTTCCTGCGCGAGCATCCGTGCGCGCCGCGCACCACCGACGCGGCCCACGACAGCCGGCTCTGGAAGCGGATCTGTGCCGAGCTGGAGCTGCCGGCGCTACACACGCCACCGGAATACGGTGGCGTCGGCGCGACCCTGGCCGAGACCGCGCTCGATTTCGGCGAGCTGGGTCGCACGCTGGCCCCGGTTCCGTTCGCCGCGACGACGTTCGCTATCGAGGCGATTCTGCGGTGCGGCGATGACGAGCAGCGCGAAACCCTGCTGCCCGGCCTGCTTTCCGGTGAGCGGATCGGCGCGCTCGCGGCCAGCGGGCACCGGGTGACCGATGCGTGCGCCGCAACGGTGGGCGCGAAACGGCACGGCGGCCGGGTGGTGCTGACCGGCGAGTGCACCGCGGTGTTGCACGGCGGTAGCGCGGATCTCTTCGTGGTGCCGGCCTTGGTCGACGACGCGAGGGTGCGCCTGCATGTCGTCGCCACCGACGCGCCCGGAGTTACGGTCGTCGGGCTGCCCTCCTTCGACATCACCCGCCCGGTCGCCACGCTGCGGCTGGCGCAGGCCCCGGCCGACGCCTTGACGGCCGGCTCGCCCGACGACATCGACCGGGTGATGGACGTGGCGCGGGTGCTACTGGCCGCCGAGATGCTCGGCGGCGCCGAGGCGTGTCTCGAGCTTTCCGTCGAATATGCCCGCAGCCGAGAGCAATTCGATCGCGCAATAGGATCGTTTCAAGCGATCAAACATGCCTGCGCGGAGATGCTGATCGAGATCGACGCGACCCGCGCGGCGGTGATGTTCGCCGCGATGACCGCGGCCGGCGGCGACGAGTTGCGCATCGCGGCTCCGTTGGTCAAGGCGCAGGCCGCGGACACCTACGTGTTGTGCGCCGGCACCGCTATTCAGGTCCACGGCGGCATCGCCTTCACCTGGGAACACGACCTGCACCTGTACTTTCGCCGGGCCAAGAGTAGCAAGGCGTTGTTCGGTAGCAGTGCGCGACACCGCGCGCTGCTCGCCGACCGCGCGGGCCTGTAG
- a CDS encoding AMP-binding protein, with protein sequence MRHRYGAPDSYAAGPVDTPLLDETIGANFECTALAHPHAEALVDVAGGRRWTYAELNADIDCVARALMAAGIQPGDRVGIWSPNCPEWTILQYATAKIGAILVSVNPAYRTHELSHVLRDSQTRLLVSATTFKTSDYRAMIAQIRAELPGLMDVVFLGTDDWQRLRQRADAVTGDELRRRLAGLNPSDPVNIQYTSGTTGSPKGAVLSHRNILNNGYFVTECIGLRPGDRLCIPVPFYHCFGMVMGNLGCTTHAATMVIPAPGFDPAATLHAIESERCTGLYGVPTMFIAMLGHPDLARRDVSSLRTGIMAGASCPVEVMRRCVAELNLSELSMAYGMTETSPVSCQTRIDDDLAHRTATVGRAHPHVEIKVVDPGTGEIVKRGRPGELCTRGYSVMLGYWHDDDRTREVIDHDGWMHTGDLAVMHDAGYCAIVGRIKDVVIRGGENVYPREIEDFLHTHPDIDDVQVVGVPDAKYGEEVCAWIKMRPGVSPLDADAVRAFCAGQLAHYKIPRYVHIVDEFPMTVTGKVRKVDMRAEMVRLLGL encoded by the coding sequence CTGCGGCACCGCTACGGCGCCCCGGATTCCTACGCTGCCGGTCCGGTCGACACTCCCCTATTGGACGAGACGATCGGGGCGAACTTCGAGTGCACCGCGCTGGCGCACCCGCATGCCGAGGCGCTGGTCGACGTGGCCGGCGGCCGGCGGTGGACCTACGCCGAACTCAACGCCGACATCGATTGTGTGGCCCGCGCATTGATGGCCGCCGGGATCCAGCCCGGTGACCGGGTCGGGATCTGGTCGCCCAATTGCCCGGAATGGACCATCCTCCAATACGCCACGGCCAAGATCGGCGCGATTCTCGTCTCGGTCAATCCCGCGTATCGCACCCACGAGTTGTCGCATGTGCTGCGCGATTCGCAGACCCGGCTGTTGGTGTCGGCGACGACGTTCAAGACCTCCGACTATCGCGCCATGATCGCGCAGATCCGTGCCGAGTTGCCCGGGTTGATGGACGTCGTGTTTCTGGGCACCGACGACTGGCAGCGGTTGCGGCAGCGCGCCGATGCGGTGACCGGCGACGAACTACGCCGCCGGCTGGCCGGACTGAACCCGTCGGACCCTGTCAACATCCAATACACTTCGGGCACAACGGGTTCCCCGAAAGGCGCGGTGCTCTCGCACCGCAACATCCTCAACAACGGGTACTTCGTCACCGAATGCATCGGGCTGCGACCTGGCGACCGACTGTGCATCCCGGTGCCCTTTTATCACTGCTTCGGCATGGTGATGGGCAACCTGGGCTGCACGACGCACGCGGCCACGATGGTGATCCCGGCGCCGGGTTTCGATCCGGCCGCGACGCTGCACGCGATCGAATCCGAACGCTGCACCGGCCTCTACGGTGTGCCCACCATGTTCATCGCGATGCTCGGGCACCCGGACTTAGCGCGGCGCGACGTCTCGTCGCTGCGTACCGGGATCATGGCCGGCGCGTCGTGCCCGGTGGAGGTGATGCGGCGCTGCGTCGCCGAACTGAACCTCTCGGAGCTGTCCATGGCCTATGGCATGACGGAGACGTCGCCGGTGTCCTGCCAGACCCGCATCGACGACGACCTCGCACACCGGACCGCCACCGTCGGCCGGGCGCATCCGCACGTCGAGATCAAGGTCGTCGACCCCGGCACCGGCGAGATCGTCAAGCGGGGTCGGCCCGGCGAGCTGTGCACGCGCGGCTACTCGGTGATGCTGGGCTACTGGCACGACGACGACAGGACCCGCGAGGTGATCGATCACGACGGCTGGATGCATACCGGCGATCTCGCGGTGATGCACGACGCCGGCTACTGCGCGATCGTCGGCCGCATCAAGGACGTCGTCATCCGCGGCGGCGAGAACGTCTATCCGCGCGAGATCGAGGACTTTCTGCACACCCACCCCGACATCGACGACGTGCAGGTCGTCGGTGTACCCGACGCCAAGTACGGCGAGGAGGTGTGCGCCTGGATCAAGATGCGGCCGGGCGTCAGCCCGTTAGACGCCGACGCTGTCCGGGCGTTCTGCGCCGGACAGCTCGCGCACTACAAGATCCCCCGCTACGTCCACATCGTCGACGAGTTCCCGATGACCGTCACCGGAAAGGTGCGCAAGGTCGACATGCGGGCCGAAATGGTCCGGCTGCTCGGGTTATGA
- the tpx gene encoding thiol peroxidase, with the protein MAQITLRGKAINTVGELPAVGSKAPAFSLTGVDLGAVTSDQFSGKSVLLNIFPSVDTPVCATSVRKFNERAAASGASVVCVSKDLPFAQKRFCGAEGIENVTTASAFRDSFGEDYGITIADGPMAGLLGRAVVVIGADGNVAYAQLVPEIAEEPDYDAALAALS; encoded by the coding sequence ATGGCACAGATAACCCTGCGTGGAAAGGCGATCAACACTGTCGGCGAGCTTCCCGCCGTCGGATCCAAAGCCCCGGCCTTCAGCCTGACCGGCGTCGACCTCGGCGCGGTCACCAGCGACCAGTTCAGCGGTAAGTCCGTGCTGCTGAACATCTTTCCGTCCGTCGACACCCCGGTGTGCGCGACCAGCGTGCGGAAGTTCAACGAGCGTGCCGCCGCCAGCGGCGCCTCGGTGGTGTGCGTGTCCAAGGACCTGCCGTTCGCGCAGAAGCGGTTCTGCGGCGCGGAGGGCATCGAGAACGTCACCACGGCGTCGGCATTCCGCGACAGCTTCGGCGAGGACTACGGCATCACGATCGCCGACGGTCCGATGGCCGGGCTGCTGGGCCGGGCCGTCGTGGTGATCGGCGCCGACGGCAACGTCGCGTACGCGCAGCTGGTGCCCGAGATCGCCGAGGAGCCCGACTACGACGCGGCGCTCGCGGCGCTGTCATAA
- a CDS encoding GlxA family transcriptional regulator, whose protein sequence is MVRNVVIVGFPGVQALDVVGPHDVFTGASLLTDGGYDVVLASVDGRPITTGTGLAFVGAPLPDPDGPIDTVVLPGGGGVDAARQDADLVAWIKGAAGSARRVVTVCTGAFLAAEAGLLDGCRATTHWAFADRLARTFPAVEVDPDPIFIRSSERVWTAAGVAAGIDLALSLVEADHGTETAQTVARWMVLYLRRPGGQTQFAAPVWVPRAKRAGIREVQEAIEAQPGAVHSIGELARRATMSPRHFTRVFTDEVGEAPGHYVERVRTEAARRQLEETDDTVVAIAARCGFGTAETMRRNFIRRIGVSPDQYRKTFA, encoded by the coding sequence ATGGTTCGCAACGTCGTTATCGTCGGCTTTCCGGGTGTGCAGGCACTCGACGTCGTCGGGCCCCACGACGTGTTCACCGGCGCATCGCTGCTGACCGACGGCGGCTACGACGTCGTCCTGGCCTCGGTTGACGGCCGGCCCATCACCACCGGAACCGGCCTCGCCTTCGTCGGGGCGCCGCTGCCCGACCCCGACGGCCCGATCGACACCGTCGTGCTGCCCGGCGGCGGCGGCGTCGACGCCGCTCGGCAAGACGCGGACCTGGTGGCCTGGATCAAGGGCGCGGCGGGCAGCGCGCGCCGCGTCGTCACCGTCTGCACCGGCGCCTTCCTCGCCGCCGAGGCGGGGTTGCTGGACGGCTGCCGCGCGACCACGCACTGGGCCTTCGCCGACCGGCTGGCCCGTACGTTCCCCGCCGTGGAGGTCGATCCGGATCCGATCTTCATTCGGAGCTCCGAGCGGGTGTGGACGGCCGCGGGTGTCGCGGCGGGCATCGACCTGGCGCTGTCACTGGTCGAGGCCGACCATGGAACCGAGACCGCGCAGACCGTCGCCCGCTGGATGGTGCTGTATCTGCGCCGCCCCGGCGGGCAGACCCAATTCGCGGCGCCGGTGTGGGTTCCGCGCGCCAAGCGCGCCGGCATTCGCGAGGTGCAGGAGGCCATCGAGGCACAACCCGGTGCCGTACACAGCATCGGCGAGCTGGCCCGGCGGGCGACGATGAGCCCGCGGCATTTCACCCGGGTGTTCACCGACGAGGTCGGCGAGGCGCCGGGCCACTACGTCGAACGCGTCCGCACCGAAGCCGCGCGCCGGCAGTTGGAAGAGACCGACGACACCGTTGTCGCGATCGCGGCCCGGTGCGGCTTCGGCACCGCGGAAACCATGCGGCGCAACTTCATTCGTCGTATCGGCGTTTCGCCGGACCAGTACCGCAAGACGTTCGCCTAG
- a CDS encoding DJ-1/PfpI family protein, translating into MTQIAFVAYPGFTALDMIGPYEVLRNLPGAEVRFVWHETGPITADSGVLVIGATHSLAETPTPDLILVPGGPSTPVHARDEVLLDWLRRAHQSARWTASVCSGSVILAAAGLLEGRRATSHWLAIQLLKSFGAIGVSDERVVRQDNVITSAGVSAGLDLAFWLAGEIGGEGRAKAIQLAIEYDPQPPFDSGHLSKASATTKAAAAALLSRDSAKPANLMATTMIAWDQALSAVRSRRRKRQPDLSAVSAKA; encoded by the coding sequence ATGACCCAAATCGCATTCGTGGCCTACCCCGGATTCACCGCGCTGGACATGATCGGCCCGTACGAGGTGCTGCGCAATCTGCCGGGCGCCGAGGTGCGCTTCGTTTGGCACGAAACCGGCCCGATCACCGCGGACTCCGGGGTGCTGGTCATTGGCGCCACGCATTCGCTGGCCGAAACCCCAACGCCTGACCTGATTCTCGTGCCCGGCGGCCCGTCGACTCCGGTTCATGCACGCGACGAGGTGTTGTTGGACTGGCTGCGCCGCGCGCACCAGAGCGCCCGCTGGACGGCGTCGGTGTGTTCGGGGTCGGTGATCCTGGCCGCGGCCGGCCTACTCGAGGGCCGGCGGGCGACGTCGCATTGGCTGGCTATCCAGTTGCTGAAGAGCTTCGGCGCCATCGGAGTCAGCGACGAGCGGGTGGTGCGCCAGGACAACGTCATCACCAGCGCGGGAGTGTCCGCGGGACTCGACCTTGCGTTCTGGCTGGCCGGTGAGATCGGCGGCGAGGGCCGCGCCAAGGCGATTCAGCTCGCGATCGAATACGACCCCCAGCCGCCGTTCGACTCCGGTCACCTGTCCAAGGCGTCGGCAACGACGAAAGCCGCTGCCGCCGCGCTGCTTTCGAGAGATAGCGCCAAGCCGGCCAACCTCATGGCAACGACGATGATCGCCTGGGACCAGGCGTTGTCGGCGGTCCGGTCCCGCCGGCGCAAGCGCCAGCCGGACCTCTCCGCCGTTTCTGCGAAGGCCTAG
- a CDS encoding nuclear transport factor 2 family protein: MGNFSRAEIEQAVEHYTTVAEGCSASGDWAPFADLFTEDVVYIEHHYGVFHGREAVRDWIVAVMAPFPHMRFPSDWIAYDEDNDAVVIMIKNLLDHPTDPNGAPFWFPNWTRLVYAGNGLFSSEEDIYNPNRDAPGAVAAWMQAGGKFASTEFLQPNPS; encoded by the coding sequence ATGGGCAACTTCAGCAGGGCCGAAATCGAGCAGGCCGTCGAGCACTATACGACCGTGGCGGAAGGATGCAGCGCTTCCGGCGACTGGGCGCCTTTCGCGGATTTATTCACCGAGGACGTTGTCTACATCGAACACCACTACGGCGTTTTTCACGGCCGCGAGGCGGTACGGGACTGGATCGTTGCCGTGATGGCGCCGTTCCCGCACATGCGCTTTCCCAGCGACTGGATTGCCTACGACGAGGACAACGACGCCGTCGTCATCATGATCAAGAATCTGCTCGACCACCCGACCGACCCGAACGGGGCGCCGTTCTGGTTCCCGAACTGGACCCGCCTGGTCTACGCCGGCAACGGCCTGTTCTCCAGCGAGGAAGACATCTACAACCCGAACCGGGATGCGCCGGGCGCCGTCGCGGCCTGGATGCAGGCAGGCGGGAAGTTCGCGTCGACCGAGTTCCTGCAACCCAATCCCAGCTAG
- a CDS encoding SDR family oxidoreductase, producing the protein MSVFDLFDLRGRTALVTGASTGIGKKVAEAYLQAGAQVAIAARHTEVLEKVGAELAAAGGRVLPIGCDVTQPDQVNRMVNQVTAELGGIDIAVCNAGIINLKGLLDMSPEEFQAIQDTNVNGVFLTAQAAARAMVGQGRGGAIINTASMSGHIINVPQQAGHYCTSKAAVIQLTKAMAVELAPHNIRVNSVSPGYILTELVEPMAEYHRLWEPKIPLGRIGRPEELTGLYLYLASDASSYMTGSDVIIDGGYTIP; encoded by the coding sequence ATGAGCGTGTTCGACTTGTTTGATCTGCGCGGCAGGACGGCTTTGGTGACCGGGGCGTCGACCGGTATCGGCAAAAAGGTCGCGGAGGCATACCTGCAAGCGGGTGCCCAAGTGGCCATCGCGGCACGGCATACCGAGGTCCTGGAGAAGGTCGGCGCGGAGCTGGCCGCGGCCGGTGGCAGGGTCCTGCCGATCGGGTGCGACGTCACCCAACCCGATCAGGTGAACCGAATGGTGAACCAGGTGACCGCGGAGCTGGGTGGCATCGACATCGCCGTCTGCAACGCCGGGATCATCAACCTGAAAGGCCTACTGGACATGTCGCCGGAGGAATTCCAGGCCATTCAGGACACGAATGTGAACGGGGTATTCCTCACCGCGCAGGCGGCCGCCCGGGCGATGGTCGGCCAGGGCCGCGGCGGCGCGATCATCAACACCGCCTCGATGTCCGGCCACATCATCAACGTCCCGCAGCAGGCGGGCCACTACTGCACCTCCAAGGCCGCCGTCATCCAGCTGACCAAGGCGATGGCCGTCGAGCTGGCACCGCACAACATCCGGGTCAACAGCGTCAGCCCGGGCTACATTCTCACCGAGCTCGTCGAACCGATGGCCGAGTACCACCGGTTGTGGGAGCCGAAGATTCCGCTCGGCCGCATCGGCCGGCCGGAGGAACTCACCGGCCTCTACCTCTACCTGGCCAGCGACGCATCGAGCTACATGACCGGCTCGGACGTCATCATCGACGGCGGCTACACCATCCCGTGA
- a CDS encoding YqjF family protein, with translation MTAPGQPDGALAGYPVTPPPLPGPVTFDQQWSDLTFVHWPVQPGSVAHLYPPGTRPDVFADGLTYVALVPFMMTSTKVGTAMPLPYFGRFAETNVRLYSIDDAGRHGVLFRSLETARLAVVPVTRIGLGVPYTWAKMRLTRDGDHITYASVRRWPRRGLCSRLTVAIGDPVEPTPLEVWLTARWGAHTRRGGRTWWVPNEHGPWPLRAAQIVELRDELIDASAVRPAGDRLRGLYSPGVRTRFGRPCLVR, from the coding sequence ATGACCGCACCCGGCCAACCCGATGGGGCGCTCGCCGGCTATCCCGTCACGCCGCCGCCGCTGCCCGGCCCGGTCACCTTCGACCAGCAGTGGAGCGACCTGACGTTCGTGCACTGGCCGGTGCAGCCCGGCAGCGTCGCACACCTGTACCCGCCGGGGACGCGTCCCGACGTCTTCGCCGACGGGCTGACCTACGTGGCGCTGGTCCCGTTCATGATGACGAGCACCAAAGTCGGTACCGCAATGCCGCTTCCGTACTTCGGCAGGTTCGCCGAGACCAATGTCCGGCTGTATTCGATCGACGACGCCGGCCGCCACGGTGTCCTGTTCCGGTCGCTGGAAACCGCTCGGCTGGCCGTCGTACCCGTCACCCGGATCGGCCTCGGCGTCCCCTACACCTGGGCGAAGATGCGGCTGACGCGCGACGGCGACCACATCACGTATGCCAGCGTGCGCCGGTGGCCGCGCCGTGGCCTGTGCAGCCGGCTGACCGTCGCGATCGGGGACCCGGTGGAGCCGACGCCGCTGGAGGTCTGGCTCACCGCTCGCTGGGGCGCCCACACGCGCCGCGGCGGCCGGACGTGGTGGGTGCCCAACGAGCACGGACCGTGGCCGTTGCGCGCGGCGCAAATCGTCGAGCTGCGCGACGAGCTGATCGACGCCAGTGCGGTGCGGCCCGCCGGCGATCGGTTGCGCGGCCTGTATTCACCCGGGGTGCGGACCCGCTTCGGCCGCCCCTGCCTGGTTCGGTGA